The following proteins are encoded in a genomic region of Hippocampus zosterae strain Florida chromosome 2, ASM2543408v3, whole genome shotgun sequence:
- the LOC127595453 gene encoding neuronal membrane glycoprotein M6-b-like isoform X2: MDGTKPAMDSNAEETQDEGQESKGCFECCIKCLGGVPYASLVATILCFSGVALFCGCGHVALTGTLTMLENHFSRITSDHANLTMVIQIFQYIIYGIASFFFVYAIILLGEGFYTTSAIKKELQSDFKTTVCGRCITAFFMFLTYILALAFLAIFGFTAIPVFLFFNMWNTCAAMRSPDSNITSPDSICVDVRQYGIIPWNATPGKACGATLGDICNTSEFYLSYHLYIVAFAGAGATVIALLHYLMILSANWAYLKNVVSTHDYQDIKTKDDQDLEAEARSKEGQNSSSYS; the protein is encoded by the exons GATGCTTCGAGTGCTGCATCAAGTGTCTGGGCGGGGTGCCCTACGCTTCCCTGGTGGCCACCATCCTCTGCTTCTCCGGCGTGGCCCTGTTCTGTGGCTGCGGCCACGTAGCGCTCACCGGCACCCTGACCATGCTGGAGAACCACTTCTCTAGGATCACCAGCGACCACGCCAACCTCACCATGGT AATTCAGATCTTTCAGTACATCATCTATGGCATTGCCTCCTTCTTCTTTGTCTACGCCATCATCCTGCTGGGTGAGGGCTTCTACACCACTAGCGCCATCAAGAAGGAGCTGCAGAGTGACTTCAAGACCACCGTGTGCGGACGCTGTATCACCGCCTTT TTCATGTTCCTGACCTACATCCTCGCCCTAGCCTTCCTTGCCATCTTTGGCTTCACAGCCATTCCGGTGTTCCTCTTTTTCAACATGTGGAACACCTGTGCCGCCATGAGGTCCCCGGACTCCAATATCACCTCGCCCGACTCCATCTGTGTGGATGTCAGGCAGTATG GTATCATTCCCTGGAATGCAACACCAGGAAAAGCTTGTGGTGCTACTCTGGGAGATATTTGTAACACCAGTGAG TTCTACCTGTCCTACCACCTCTACATTGTTGCGTTTGCCGGTGCTGGAGCGACTGTCATAGCACTG CTTCACTACCTGATGATTTTGTCAGCCAACTGGGCCTACCTGAAGAATGTCGTCTCCACGCACGACTATCAGGACATCAAGACTAAGGATGACCAAGACCTGGAGGCAGAGGCACGCTCCAAGGAGGGCCAGAACTCGTCCTCCTACTCATAA